A portion of the Lathamus discolor isolate bLatDis1 chromosome 5, bLatDis1.hap1, whole genome shotgun sequence genome contains these proteins:
- the LOC136015575 gene encoding zona pellucida sperm-binding protein 2-like isoform X1 encodes MGLSLVQRLLLIEILISDIWTQERPEPMSAECFGNLLRITLSAEYFEDKYLSFSVVDQSGIAWELNEAMASQCGYTVTYSNWSNIEFRASALSCHSRLEEDMFIITVEIKASHAADMKNATTHVKSASCSYSPWSLRELVCESNYMEVSVRREVPQTVKDIIQDEPEDWNLVFLEAKAGETSIWQIVFHQPEEKTALLVSDAWSAGYGLNTTDDRVVLRIPYTAAQIQLVKDRGITFSTVRSSILYKQQWMILMMDTAVACPVDGVDYINRTIIWTVPKYIQPFSAGETSFKDVLVEAGVDLHKLSAKEMASRKYVLLNDLNAIMMRIPIGAEGGYYKTSVSSGQHGTKYAINPFLEHQWEDNKWGLTKYIIIKEIETPFEQVELAITNNSNLSLRLMNVTVGTFLPDVKLVKLTIEGTTVALPEAVQHGYLTYEIRYANGSKAYIIQVPLDAPSIKKEYMGADMRAYTLNVTLAFIIHPTSETFTVPVITVSAVKDAVLPSARGFCDGRNLHLIITHGNVDQNWLPFISDRHLTPESVKKYSYSLRDNGTHLAISVPFLSSHVNYEDFHASGIKASLHLTLKDGLTLANKREFSVSCSFSPSQLIQCLPNGTVVITAVKLVEAADLDTSLFVLRDRQCKPSLVTERTATFKFNVNTCGTSRKFNSTTMTYENDVLYFRPGSDTPVYRLKFVCWYAIKQAVDVQYESKKNPPPSIKPGFGSLALSLKLFKEKSYTEPYQEPEYPVVKYLREALYFEVELLQPKDVRLELNLDDCWATNSQSQDSLPQWPMLINGCENSEDSYKAVFHKVNYSLRVKFPQHLKRFEVRMFTFVLGTTLLQEQLYFHCSVMICSTMQQPSGSLCPRRCSPGKHRLDRSAEPHQSGKVSSGPVLIRKENN; translated from the exons ATGGGGCTGAGTCTGGTGCAGAG GTTGTTACTAATAGAAATACTAATCTCTGATATATGGACCCAAGAGAGACCAG AACCAATGAGTGCAGAATGCTTTGGGAACCTTTTGCGTATAACACTGAGCGCAGAATACTTTGAGGACAAATACTTATCCTTCTCTGTTGTTG ATCAATCTGGAATAGCCTGGGAGCTCAATGAGGCCATGGCATCACAGTGTGGCTATACAGTAACTTACAGCAACTGGAGTAACATCGAGTTTCGTGCTTCTGCACTGAGCTGCCATTCTCGCTTAGAG GAAGATATGTTCATAATAACTGTAGAAATTAAAGCATCTCATGCTGCTGATATGAAAAATGCTACAACTCATGTGAAAAGTGCAAGTTGCTCTTATAGTCCATGGAGTCTGAGAGAACTAGTATGTGAAAGTAACTACATGGAG GTTTCTGTCAGGAGGGAGGTTCCACagactgtaaaggacatcatcCAAGATGAACCTGAGGACTGGAATCTTGTCTTTCTGGAG GCAAAAGCAGGAGAAACCTCAATATGGCAAATAGTTTTTCATCagccagaagaaaaaacagctctGCTTGTGAGTGATGCTTGGAGTGCAGGTTATGGACTCAACACCACAGATGACAGGGTTGTGCTGCGAATACCATATACTGCTGCACAAATTCAGCTGGTCAAG GATCGTGGAATTACCTTCTCTACAGTGAGATCAAGTATATTGTACAAACAGCAATGGATGATCCTGATGATGGATACTGCTGTGGCGTGTCCTGTAG ATGGTGTGGACTACATTAACAGAACAATCATCTGGACTGTTCCAAAATATATTCAACCATTCTCTGCTGGAGAAACTAGCTTTAAGGATGTGCTTGTTGAAGCTGGTGTGGATCTACACAAACTTTCCGCCAAAGAAATGGCTTCCAGGAAATATGTATTATTGAATGACTTAAATGCAATTATGATGAGGATACCAATAGGTGCAGAAGGTGGCTATTACAAG ACTTCTGTGAGCAGTGGACAGCATGGGACAAAATATGCTATCAATCCGTTCTTGGAACATCAGTGGGAAGATAACAAATGGGGGCTAACTAAATATATCATCATCAAGGAAATAGAAACGCCGTTTGAACAAGTGGAACTTGCTATAACCAACA ATTCAAATCTGAGTTTGAGGCTAATGAATGTTACAGTGGGAACGTTCCTCCCAGATGTGAAGCTTGTGAAATTAACCATTGAGGGGACAACTGTTGCCTTACCTGAAGCTGTTCAGCATGGATATCTAACATACGAGATCAGATATGCTAATGGAAGCAAAGCCTACATAATACAAGTCCCACTTGATGCACCAAGCATTAAGAAAGAG TACATGGGAGCAGATATGAGAGCATACACCCTGAATGTTACACTTGCATTCATAATCCATCCAACAAGTGAGACCTTCACTGTCCCAGTCATAACAGTGTCAGCTGTTAAAGATGCAG TACTACCCAGTGCGAGAGGATTTTGTGATGGGAGGAACCTTCATCTCATTATCACTCATGGGAATGTGGACCAAAACTGGCTCCCCTTCATCTCAGACAGGCACCTGACCCCAGAGTCTGTGAAGAAGTACAGCTACAGCCTGAGAGACAATGGCACTCACTTGGCAATCTCtgtccctttcctttcttcccacgTGAACTATGAG GATTTTCATGCCTCTGGAATAAAGGCTTCACTCCACCTAACCTTGAAGGATGGCCTCACCTTGGCTAATAAGAGGGAATTCTCAGTTTCCTGCAGCTTTTCACCTTCCCAGCTAATAC agtgCCTACCCAATGGTACTGTGGTTATTACTGCAGTAAAATTGGTGGAAGCTGCAGATCTGGACACCAGCCTGTTTGTTTTAAGGGACAGACAGTGCAAACCCAGTCTAGTGACAGAGAGGACTGCAACCTTCAAGTTCAATGTGAACACTTGTGGAACAAGTAGAAAG TTCAATAGCACAACTATGACGTATGAAAATGATGTACTCTATTTCAGACCCGGCAGTGATACACCAGTATACCG GCTGAAATTTGTGTGCTGGTATGCAATCAAGCAGGCTGTTGATGTCCAGTATGAATCCAAGAAGAACCCACCACCCAGCATTAAGCCAGGGTTTGGCTCCCTTGCTCTTTCACTGAAGCTTTTCAAAG AGAAATCCTACACAGAGCCCTACCAGGAGCCGGAATATCCTGTGGTAAAATACCTGAGGGAGGCACTGTATTTTGAAGTTGAACTGCTCCAGCCTAAAGATGTGAGACTAGAACTAAACCTGGATGACTGCTGGGCTACAAACTCCCAAAGCCAGGACAGTCTTCCACAGTGGCCTATGCTTATAAATGG GTGTGAAAACAGTGAAGACTCCTACAAAGCTGTCTTCCACAAAGTTAATTATAGCCTCAGAGTAAAATTTCCTCAGCACCTGAAGAGATTTGAAGTGAGGATGTTCACCTTTGTACTAGGCACAACTCTGTTACAAGAGCAG CTGTATTTCCACTGCAGTGTGATGATTTGCAGCACTATGCAGCAGCCTTCAGGTTCTCTTTGTCCAAGGAGATGCAGTCCTGGGAAACACAGGCTTG
- the LOC136015575 gene encoding zona pellucida sperm-binding protein 2-like isoform X2: MSAECFGNLLRITLSAEYFEDKYLSFSVVDQSGIAWELNEAMASQCGYTVTYSNWSNIEFRASALSCHSRLEEDMFIITVEIKASHAADMKNATTHVKSASCSYSPWSLRELVCESNYMEVSVRREVPQTVKDIIQDEPEDWNLVFLEAKAGETSIWQIVFHQPEEKTALLVSDAWSAGYGLNTTDDRVVLRIPYTAAQIQLVKDRGITFSTVRSSILYKQQWMILMMDTAVACPVDGVDYINRTIIWTVPKYIQPFSAGETSFKDVLVEAGVDLHKLSAKEMASRKYVLLNDLNAIMMRIPIGAEGGYYKTSVSSGQHGTKYAINPFLEHQWEDNKWGLTKYIIIKEIETPFEQVELAITNNSNLSLRLMNVTVGTFLPDVKLVKLTIEGTTVALPEAVQHGYLTYEIRYANGSKAYIIQVPLDAPSIKKEYMGADMRAYTLNVTLAFIIHPTSETFTVPVITVSAVKDAVLPSARGFCDGRNLHLIITHGNVDQNWLPFISDRHLTPESVKKYSYSLRDNGTHLAISVPFLSSHVNYEDFHASGIKASLHLTLKDGLTLANKREFSVSCSFSPSQLIQCLPNGTVVITAVKLVEAADLDTSLFVLRDRQCKPSLVTERTATFKFNVNTCGTSRKFNSTTMTYENDVLYFRPGSDTPVYRLKFVCWYAIKQAVDVQYESKKNPPPSIKPGFGSLALSLKLFKEKSYTEPYQEPEYPVVKYLREALYFEVELLQPKDVRLELNLDDCWATNSQSQDSLPQWPMLINGCENSEDSYKAVFHKVNYSLRVKFPQHLKRFEVRMFTFVLGTTLLQEQLYFHCSVMICSTMQQPSGSLCPRRCSPGKHRLDRSAEPHQSGKVSSGPVLIRKENN, translated from the exons ATGAGTGCAGAATGCTTTGGGAACCTTTTGCGTATAACACTGAGCGCAGAATACTTTGAGGACAAATACTTATCCTTCTCTGTTGTTG ATCAATCTGGAATAGCCTGGGAGCTCAATGAGGCCATGGCATCACAGTGTGGCTATACAGTAACTTACAGCAACTGGAGTAACATCGAGTTTCGTGCTTCTGCACTGAGCTGCCATTCTCGCTTAGAG GAAGATATGTTCATAATAACTGTAGAAATTAAAGCATCTCATGCTGCTGATATGAAAAATGCTACAACTCATGTGAAAAGTGCAAGTTGCTCTTATAGTCCATGGAGTCTGAGAGAACTAGTATGTGAAAGTAACTACATGGAG GTTTCTGTCAGGAGGGAGGTTCCACagactgtaaaggacatcatcCAAGATGAACCTGAGGACTGGAATCTTGTCTTTCTGGAG GCAAAAGCAGGAGAAACCTCAATATGGCAAATAGTTTTTCATCagccagaagaaaaaacagctctGCTTGTGAGTGATGCTTGGAGTGCAGGTTATGGACTCAACACCACAGATGACAGGGTTGTGCTGCGAATACCATATACTGCTGCACAAATTCAGCTGGTCAAG GATCGTGGAATTACCTTCTCTACAGTGAGATCAAGTATATTGTACAAACAGCAATGGATGATCCTGATGATGGATACTGCTGTGGCGTGTCCTGTAG ATGGTGTGGACTACATTAACAGAACAATCATCTGGACTGTTCCAAAATATATTCAACCATTCTCTGCTGGAGAAACTAGCTTTAAGGATGTGCTTGTTGAAGCTGGTGTGGATCTACACAAACTTTCCGCCAAAGAAATGGCTTCCAGGAAATATGTATTATTGAATGACTTAAATGCAATTATGATGAGGATACCAATAGGTGCAGAAGGTGGCTATTACAAG ACTTCTGTGAGCAGTGGACAGCATGGGACAAAATATGCTATCAATCCGTTCTTGGAACATCAGTGGGAAGATAACAAATGGGGGCTAACTAAATATATCATCATCAAGGAAATAGAAACGCCGTTTGAACAAGTGGAACTTGCTATAACCAACA ATTCAAATCTGAGTTTGAGGCTAATGAATGTTACAGTGGGAACGTTCCTCCCAGATGTGAAGCTTGTGAAATTAACCATTGAGGGGACAACTGTTGCCTTACCTGAAGCTGTTCAGCATGGATATCTAACATACGAGATCAGATATGCTAATGGAAGCAAAGCCTACATAATACAAGTCCCACTTGATGCACCAAGCATTAAGAAAGAG TACATGGGAGCAGATATGAGAGCATACACCCTGAATGTTACACTTGCATTCATAATCCATCCAACAAGTGAGACCTTCACTGTCCCAGTCATAACAGTGTCAGCTGTTAAAGATGCAG TACTACCCAGTGCGAGAGGATTTTGTGATGGGAGGAACCTTCATCTCATTATCACTCATGGGAATGTGGACCAAAACTGGCTCCCCTTCATCTCAGACAGGCACCTGACCCCAGAGTCTGTGAAGAAGTACAGCTACAGCCTGAGAGACAATGGCACTCACTTGGCAATCTCtgtccctttcctttcttcccacgTGAACTATGAG GATTTTCATGCCTCTGGAATAAAGGCTTCACTCCACCTAACCTTGAAGGATGGCCTCACCTTGGCTAATAAGAGGGAATTCTCAGTTTCCTGCAGCTTTTCACCTTCCCAGCTAATAC agtgCCTACCCAATGGTACTGTGGTTATTACTGCAGTAAAATTGGTGGAAGCTGCAGATCTGGACACCAGCCTGTTTGTTTTAAGGGACAGACAGTGCAAACCCAGTCTAGTGACAGAGAGGACTGCAACCTTCAAGTTCAATGTGAACACTTGTGGAACAAGTAGAAAG TTCAATAGCACAACTATGACGTATGAAAATGATGTACTCTATTTCAGACCCGGCAGTGATACACCAGTATACCG GCTGAAATTTGTGTGCTGGTATGCAATCAAGCAGGCTGTTGATGTCCAGTATGAATCCAAGAAGAACCCACCACCCAGCATTAAGCCAGGGTTTGGCTCCCTTGCTCTTTCACTGAAGCTTTTCAAAG AGAAATCCTACACAGAGCCCTACCAGGAGCCGGAATATCCTGTGGTAAAATACCTGAGGGAGGCACTGTATTTTGAAGTTGAACTGCTCCAGCCTAAAGATGTGAGACTAGAACTAAACCTGGATGACTGCTGGGCTACAAACTCCCAAAGCCAGGACAGTCTTCCACAGTGGCCTATGCTTATAAATGG GTGTGAAAACAGTGAAGACTCCTACAAAGCTGTCTTCCACAAAGTTAATTATAGCCTCAGAGTAAAATTTCCTCAGCACCTGAAGAGATTTGAAGTGAGGATGTTCACCTTTGTACTAGGCACAACTCTGTTACAAGAGCAG CTGTATTTCCACTGCAGTGTGATGATTTGCAGCACTATGCAGCAGCCTTCAGGTTCTCTTTGTCCAAGGAGATGCAGTCCTGGGAAACACAGGCTTG
- the LOC136015575 gene encoding zona pellucida sperm-binding protein 2-like isoform X3, with product MFIITVEIKASHAADMKNATTHVKSASCSYSPWSLRELVCESNYMEVSVRREVPQTVKDIIQDEPEDWNLVFLEAKAGETSIWQIVFHQPEEKTALLVSDAWSAGYGLNTTDDRVVLRIPYTAAQIQLVKDRGITFSTVRSSILYKQQWMILMMDTAVACPVDGVDYINRTIIWTVPKYIQPFSAGETSFKDVLVEAGVDLHKLSAKEMASRKYVLLNDLNAIMMRIPIGAEGGYYKTSVSSGQHGTKYAINPFLEHQWEDNKWGLTKYIIIKEIETPFEQVELAITNNSNLSLRLMNVTVGTFLPDVKLVKLTIEGTTVALPEAVQHGYLTYEIRYANGSKAYIIQVPLDAPSIKKEYMGADMRAYTLNVTLAFIIHPTSETFTVPVITVSAVKDAVLPSARGFCDGRNLHLIITHGNVDQNWLPFISDRHLTPESVKKYSYSLRDNGTHLAISVPFLSSHVNYEDFHASGIKASLHLTLKDGLTLANKREFSVSCSFSPSQLIQCLPNGTVVITAVKLVEAADLDTSLFVLRDRQCKPSLVTERTATFKFNVNTCGTSRKFNSTTMTYENDVLYFRPGSDTPVYRLKFVCWYAIKQAVDVQYESKKNPPPSIKPGFGSLALSLKLFKEKSYTEPYQEPEYPVVKYLREALYFEVELLQPKDVRLELNLDDCWATNSQSQDSLPQWPMLINGCENSEDSYKAVFHKVNYSLRVKFPQHLKRFEVRMFTFVLGTTLLQEQLYFHCSVMICSTMQQPSGSLCPRRCSPGKHRLDRSAEPHQSGKVSSGPVLIRKENN from the exons ATGTTCATAATAACTGTAGAAATTAAAGCATCTCATGCTGCTGATATGAAAAATGCTACAACTCATGTGAAAAGTGCAAGTTGCTCTTATAGTCCATGGAGTCTGAGAGAACTAGTATGTGAAAGTAACTACATGGAG GTTTCTGTCAGGAGGGAGGTTCCACagactgtaaaggacatcatcCAAGATGAACCTGAGGACTGGAATCTTGTCTTTCTGGAG GCAAAAGCAGGAGAAACCTCAATATGGCAAATAGTTTTTCATCagccagaagaaaaaacagctctGCTTGTGAGTGATGCTTGGAGTGCAGGTTATGGACTCAACACCACAGATGACAGGGTTGTGCTGCGAATACCATATACTGCTGCACAAATTCAGCTGGTCAAG GATCGTGGAATTACCTTCTCTACAGTGAGATCAAGTATATTGTACAAACAGCAATGGATGATCCTGATGATGGATACTGCTGTGGCGTGTCCTGTAG ATGGTGTGGACTACATTAACAGAACAATCATCTGGACTGTTCCAAAATATATTCAACCATTCTCTGCTGGAGAAACTAGCTTTAAGGATGTGCTTGTTGAAGCTGGTGTGGATCTACACAAACTTTCCGCCAAAGAAATGGCTTCCAGGAAATATGTATTATTGAATGACTTAAATGCAATTATGATGAGGATACCAATAGGTGCAGAAGGTGGCTATTACAAG ACTTCTGTGAGCAGTGGACAGCATGGGACAAAATATGCTATCAATCCGTTCTTGGAACATCAGTGGGAAGATAACAAATGGGGGCTAACTAAATATATCATCATCAAGGAAATAGAAACGCCGTTTGAACAAGTGGAACTTGCTATAACCAACA ATTCAAATCTGAGTTTGAGGCTAATGAATGTTACAGTGGGAACGTTCCTCCCAGATGTGAAGCTTGTGAAATTAACCATTGAGGGGACAACTGTTGCCTTACCTGAAGCTGTTCAGCATGGATATCTAACATACGAGATCAGATATGCTAATGGAAGCAAAGCCTACATAATACAAGTCCCACTTGATGCACCAAGCATTAAGAAAGAG TACATGGGAGCAGATATGAGAGCATACACCCTGAATGTTACACTTGCATTCATAATCCATCCAACAAGTGAGACCTTCACTGTCCCAGTCATAACAGTGTCAGCTGTTAAAGATGCAG TACTACCCAGTGCGAGAGGATTTTGTGATGGGAGGAACCTTCATCTCATTATCACTCATGGGAATGTGGACCAAAACTGGCTCCCCTTCATCTCAGACAGGCACCTGACCCCAGAGTCTGTGAAGAAGTACAGCTACAGCCTGAGAGACAATGGCACTCACTTGGCAATCTCtgtccctttcctttcttcccacgTGAACTATGAG GATTTTCATGCCTCTGGAATAAAGGCTTCACTCCACCTAACCTTGAAGGATGGCCTCACCTTGGCTAATAAGAGGGAATTCTCAGTTTCCTGCAGCTTTTCACCTTCCCAGCTAATAC agtgCCTACCCAATGGTACTGTGGTTATTACTGCAGTAAAATTGGTGGAAGCTGCAGATCTGGACACCAGCCTGTTTGTTTTAAGGGACAGACAGTGCAAACCCAGTCTAGTGACAGAGAGGACTGCAACCTTCAAGTTCAATGTGAACACTTGTGGAACAAGTAGAAAG TTCAATAGCACAACTATGACGTATGAAAATGATGTACTCTATTTCAGACCCGGCAGTGATACACCAGTATACCG GCTGAAATTTGTGTGCTGGTATGCAATCAAGCAGGCTGTTGATGTCCAGTATGAATCCAAGAAGAACCCACCACCCAGCATTAAGCCAGGGTTTGGCTCCCTTGCTCTTTCACTGAAGCTTTTCAAAG AGAAATCCTACACAGAGCCCTACCAGGAGCCGGAATATCCTGTGGTAAAATACCTGAGGGAGGCACTGTATTTTGAAGTTGAACTGCTCCAGCCTAAAGATGTGAGACTAGAACTAAACCTGGATGACTGCTGGGCTACAAACTCCCAAAGCCAGGACAGTCTTCCACAGTGGCCTATGCTTATAAATGG GTGTGAAAACAGTGAAGACTCCTACAAAGCTGTCTTCCACAAAGTTAATTATAGCCTCAGAGTAAAATTTCCTCAGCACCTGAAGAGATTTGAAGTGAGGATGTTCACCTTTGTACTAGGCACAACTCTGTTACAAGAGCAG CTGTATTTCCACTGCAGTGTGATGATTTGCAGCACTATGCAGCAGCCTTCAGGTTCTCTTTGTCCAAGGAGATGCAGTCCTGGGAAACACAGGCTTG